The following proteins are encoded in a genomic region of Micromonospora olivasterospora:
- a CDS encoding restriction endonuclease: protein MGDGFTAATPRVALEVLEAYFKAHALHLSDSMIHALSDAEEIIRARYIGLPDSAEERRQHLLSLSSRQFEQIVEHLFDAMGYDTELTPPQRDGGRDIIATRRDAGRQEHIFIECKRYEAKIGVRLVRELVGVVSSSLANKGILVTTSTFTAGAHAFAQRDHRIDLLPGAELVTLINEHLGWDWPARLERLGGHRPFGRLRAARA, encoded by the coding sequence TTGGGTGATGGATTTACTGCCGCGACACCCCGTGTAGCACTGGAGGTTCTGGAGGCATACTTTAAGGCACATGCGTTACATCTCTCCGATTCGATGATTCACGCACTATCCGATGCAGAAGAAATCATCCGCGCCCGCTACATCGGTTTACCAGACTCAGCCGAGGAGCGACGGCAGCATCTACTCAGTTTATCCTCTCGGCAATTCGAGCAAATTGTCGAACATTTGTTTGATGCGATGGGGTATGACACTGAACTGACCCCGCCTCAGCGCGATGGCGGGCGTGACATCATCGCGACGAGGAGAGACGCGGGTCGGCAAGAGCACATATTCATCGAATGCAAGAGATACGAGGCCAAGATAGGCGTCCGACTCGTTCGGGAACTGGTGGGCGTCGTGTCTTCGTCGCTAGCAAACAAGGGCATCCTGGTAACAACGTCTACTTTCACGGCAGGCGCCCACGCCTTTGCTCAACGCGATCACCGGATCGACTTGCTGCCGGGGGCAGAGCTTGTAACTCTGATTAACGAGCATCTTGGCTGGGACTGGCCGGCGCGGCTCGAGCGTCTAGGAGGACATCGACCGTTCGGAAGGCTCAGAGCCGCCCGCGCCTAA
- a CDS encoding AbrB/MazE/SpoVT family DNA-binding domain-containing protein — protein MSTVYGLVTLDSRGRVADRTAMKALGWAPGRRLDIREHRGLIIVAADQQGVFAVTKEGHLRLPAVVRHWCGLTAGDRVFLAAEPDTSRLVVHPPAALDAMIAQAHAAALGGDRA, from the coding sequence GTGAGCACCGTCTACGGCCTGGTCACCCTCGATTCCCGTGGGCGGGTCGCGGACCGGACCGCGATGAAGGCCCTCGGCTGGGCTCCCGGCCGGCGACTCGACATCCGGGAACATCGCGGACTGATCATCGTAGCCGCCGATCAGCAGGGCGTATTCGCCGTGACCAAGGAGGGGCACCTGCGGCTGCCGGCCGTGGTCCGGCACTGGTGTGGGCTCACCGCCGGCGACCGCGTGTTCCTGGCGGCCGAGCCGGACACCTCCCGGCTCGTGGTGCACCCTCCGGCTGCGCTGGATGCGATGATCGCCCAGGCCCACGCGGCGGCCCTTGGAGGTGATCGCGCATGA
- a CDS encoding tyrosine-type recombinase/integrase — MSDTPAGRAELDAARLLLARMGISPADLVQAAAERPPAPTFAEYVPVVSAAVTAGTRRAYGSYWNRVLEHWGQRRLDEPTPSEIEQLAEYVKTHVVARRNARGGRSAAEHLIAALRCLYKRAVADGFIAAADNPALKVAKPRRLPSTRRAVADSRLAEINAVAASTGDDPALDSLLLRLHTETACRRGGALALRPVDLDPDQCLILLREKGDTVRWQPVSPTLMRYLQRHAEERYATGMGQLLRYRNGQPITYRRYDHLWVRIGEHLPWVYVQQISTHWLRHTTLTWVERNFGYAVARAYAGHSDSGGDVGTTTTYVRASLQEVAAALAALTNEAHPLA; from the coding sequence ATGAGCGACACCCCGGCGGGGCGAGCGGAGTTGGATGCCGCCCGGTTGTTGCTGGCGCGGATGGGTATCTCGCCGGCTGATCTTGTTCAGGCGGCGGCGGAGCGCCCACCGGCGCCGACGTTCGCCGAGTACGTTCCGGTCGTGTCCGCGGCGGTCACCGCCGGTACGAGGCGGGCGTATGGCTCGTACTGGAATCGGGTCCTGGAGCACTGGGGACAGCGACGGCTCGACGAGCCCACCCCGTCGGAGATCGAGCAGTTGGCGGAGTACGTCAAGACGCACGTGGTGGCCCGGCGCAACGCCCGTGGCGGGCGCAGTGCGGCGGAGCATCTGATCGCGGCGCTGCGGTGCCTGTACAAGCGGGCGGTCGCCGACGGGTTCATCGCGGCGGCGGACAATCCCGCGCTGAAGGTGGCCAAGCCGCGGCGGTTGCCGAGCACCCGGCGTGCGGTGGCGGACAGCCGGCTGGCGGAGATCAACGCCGTGGCCGCCAGCACCGGTGATGATCCGGCGTTGGACAGTCTGCTGCTGCGGCTGCATACCGAGACGGCGTGCCGGCGCGGCGGTGCGCTGGCGTTGCGTCCGGTCGACCTCGACCCGGACCAGTGCCTGATCCTGCTGCGGGAGAAGGGGGACACGGTGCGGTGGCAGCCGGTGTCACCGACCCTGATGAGATACCTGCAGCGGCATGCCGAGGAGCGGTACGCCACAGGAATGGGCCAGTTGCTGCGGTACCGGAACGGGCAGCCGATCACGTACCGACGGTATGACCACCTGTGGGTTCGTATCGGTGAGCACCTGCCGTGGGTGTATGTGCAGCAGATCAGCACGCACTGGTTGCGGCACACGACGCTGACGTGGGTGGAGCGGAACTTCGGCTATGCCGTGGCTCGCGCCTACGCTGGTCACTCGGACAGCGGCGGCGACGTAGGCACGACCACGACCTACGTGCGGGCGAGCCTCCAAGAAGTCGCCGCGGCGCTCGCAGCCCTCACCAACGAAGCCCATCCCCTGGCGTAG
- a CDS encoding tyrosine-type recombinase/integrase, producing the protein MNRDLTKLMAGLPQAWAGFLTDWDRSLRSGNYPSTTRYNYLLAAAQLGRYLAGDSRGESGEAAVTPTAVTRRHVEAFQTWMIETRSPATALNKHKALQQFFKWLTVDEEEIDQSPMLRVRQPKTAKRLIPIIRDEDTKRLLDTCKGKDFVHTRDLAIIRMLANTGARLSEVANLQLDDIDLSLDTVRYHGKGAKDRRVRLGPKTARAVSRYLRARSRHKASGLPHLWLAVRGAQPLTSNGIKLMLKRRGLRAGVDGVHAHRWRHTYAHEWKLAGGDTGDLMLVLGWASDDMPRHYGASAAAERAQEVQARMGIGERV; encoded by the coding sequence ATGAACCGTGATCTGACCAAGCTTATGGCGGGTCTGCCCCAGGCGTGGGCGGGGTTCCTCACTGATTGGGATCGGTCGCTGCGGTCGGGAAACTACCCATCGACCACGCGCTACAACTACCTGCTGGCCGCTGCGCAACTGGGTCGGTACCTCGCGGGCGACAGCCGAGGGGAGTCGGGGGAGGCTGCAGTCACTCCGACCGCCGTGACGCGGCGGCACGTAGAGGCGTTCCAGACATGGATGATCGAGACCCGGTCGCCGGCCACGGCCCTGAACAAGCACAAGGCCCTGCAGCAGTTCTTCAAGTGGCTCACGGTCGATGAGGAGGAGATCGACCAGTCGCCCATGCTGCGGGTACGCCAGCCCAAGACAGCAAAGCGACTCATCCCCATCATCCGTGACGAGGACACCAAGAGGCTGCTGGATACGTGCAAGGGCAAGGACTTCGTTCACACCCGTGACCTAGCGATTATTCGGATGCTGGCCAACACCGGAGCGAGGCTGTCCGAGGTAGCCAACCTGCAACTCGACGACATCGACCTGTCGCTGGACACGGTGCGCTACCACGGCAAGGGCGCCAAGGACCGCCGGGTCCGACTCGGACCCAAAACCGCCCGGGCGGTCAGCCGCTACCTACGCGCCCGAAGCAGGCACAAAGCCTCCGGGCTACCCCATCTGTGGCTAGCGGTACGCGGTGCACAGCCGCTGACCTCCAACGGCATCAAACTGATGCTCAAACGGCGTGGCCTGCGCGCCGGGGTCGATGGCGTGCACGCACACCGCTGGCGGCACACCTACGCACACGAGTGGAAGCTGGCCGGGGGAGACACCGGCGATTTGATGCTGGTGCTCGGCTGGGCATCCGACGACATGCCGCGACACTACGGGGCCAGCGCTGCCGCCGAGCGGGCCCAGGAAGTGCAAGCCCGAATGGGGATCGGTGAACGTGTCTGA
- a CDS encoding IS701 family transposase, with protein MRERAGLLQRLRSCFARTQTWQHAGRYISALVSQVPKRNGWTIAEQVGDATPDRTQRLLNRAVWDTTAAMSQVRRFAAAGLDEAARRRRRRGLVVGALDETGQPKQGKATCGVKRQYMGCAGRVANGINTVHLSYVREKTGHALIGARQWIPAEHITDPRASAGMGLPPEVEFRTKGQLAIDICADAFADGLVFDFACGDEVYGNCTQLREFFEQHGQAYVLRVAATFMIDLPSEAKLTCAQAVTLLVKDKRRWEVRSAGTGSKGQRWYAWAWIATASPRHHLLIRRHLRSGELAFHYCHVPEGQILTKTRLIRAAGLRWPVEEDFEFSKDHFGLDQCQARLYTAIQRHTVLVMAALAVCAVTAAHLADRTDTQAPPPSTPDQPPPPEPGMIPLTVPEVKRLLANALQHPKPPGHATHWLNWRRRHQARARWFHQRTRLNRDYTLVS; from the coding sequence GTGCGGGAACGGGCCGGGCTGTTGCAGCGGCTGCGGTCGTGCTTCGCCCGAACGCAGACGTGGCAGCACGCGGGAAGATACATATCGGCGCTGGTCAGCCAGGTGCCGAAGCGCAACGGGTGGACCATCGCCGAGCAGGTCGGGGACGCCACGCCGGACCGCACGCAGCGGCTGCTGAACCGGGCGGTGTGGGACACGACGGCCGCGATGAGCCAGGTCCGGCGGTTCGCCGCTGCGGGTCTGGACGAGGCGGCGCGCCGTCGGCGGCGGCGTGGCCTGGTCGTCGGCGCGTTGGACGAGACGGGCCAGCCCAAGCAGGGCAAGGCGACGTGCGGGGTGAAGCGGCAGTACATGGGGTGCGCGGGCCGGGTCGCGAACGGGATCAACACGGTGCACCTGTCCTACGTTCGGGAGAAGACGGGGCACGCGTTGATCGGGGCGCGTCAGTGGATCCCGGCCGAGCACATCACCGACCCCCGGGCCTCGGCCGGTATGGGACTGCCGCCGGAGGTGGAGTTCCGCACCAAGGGCCAGCTGGCCATCGATATCTGTGCTGATGCGTTCGCCGACGGCCTGGTATTCGACTTCGCCTGCGGCGACGAGGTGTACGGCAACTGCACACAACTACGGGAGTTCTTCGAGCAGCACGGGCAGGCGTACGTGCTGCGGGTCGCTGCCACCTTCATGATCGACCTGCCCTCCGAAGCGAAACTGACCTGCGCACAGGCCGTCACGCTGCTGGTCAAGGACAAGCGTCGGTGGGAGGTCCGCTCGGCCGGTACCGGGTCGAAGGGACAGCGCTGGTATGCCTGGGCGTGGATCGCCACCGCCTCGCCTCGCCATCATCTGCTCATCCGCCGTCACCTGCGCAGCGGTGAACTGGCCTTCCACTACTGCCATGTGCCCGAGGGGCAGATCCTGACCAAGACGAGGCTGATCCGCGCTGCCGGGCTGCGCTGGCCGGTCGAGGAAGATTTCGAGTTCAGCAAGGACCACTTCGGCCTGGACCAGTGCCAAGCGAGGCTCTACACCGCGATCCAGCGGCACACCGTGCTGGTCATGGCCGCCCTCGCGGTCTGCGCGGTCACCGCCGCCCACCTCGCCGACCGCACCGACACCCAGGCACCGCCGCCAAGCACACCGGACCAGCCGCCGCCACCCGAGCCCGGAATGATCCCGCTGACCGTCCCCGAGGTCAAACGACTACTCGCCAACGCCCTCCAGCATCCGAAACCACCCGGCCACGCCACGCACTGGCTCAACTGGCGACGCCGTCACCAGGCCCGCGCCCGCTGGTTCCACCAACGCACACGGCTGAACCGGGACTACACCCTGGTCAGCTAG
- a CDS encoding IS1380 family transposase, whose translation MNKGSGWDQRLVVGSGGKGLVGHAGAVLLRKCADRTGLTGGLNKVLPRGEGPGWWDRGTVLVSLAVAIVLGATSMSDIALLAHQGLVFGDPPSEATVRRALAGLDETALKRIGKARAKVRAHVWALLARRPQGFPWLTVAGKLLSGWVVIDLDATLITAHSPKQGAAATFKKGFGFHPLGAWCANTAECLAMLLRPGNSGSNTVTDHIRVLGDAIAQLPVAYRRKILIRVDGAGATHELLEHLQQMNRLWRSVRFTVGWSITAADETAIEQLPAGAWSDSLTQDGCATDTAHVAELTGLNPRLHAWTGTLRLLARRTKPSARHTKNLTDLEKRTGWRYAIVATNITRIAGMPGSHQPQWLDALHRAHAGVEDRVRTNKAMGLRNLPSKAWTVNRGWVLTANIAADLTAWTRLLGLHDQPDLAHAEPDTLRYRLLHLPAKLATHARRRVLSIPDTWPWAEAFALCWQRLTLLPPAT comes from the coding sequence GTGAACAAGGGTAGCGGGTGGGATCAGCGGCTGGTCGTCGGCTCGGGCGGGAAGGGCCTGGTCGGTCACGCGGGCGCGGTCCTGCTGCGCAAATGCGCGGACCGGACCGGTCTGACTGGCGGATTGAACAAGGTTCTGCCCCGCGGCGAGGGCCCGGGCTGGTGGGATCGCGGAACGGTCCTGGTATCGCTGGCGGTGGCGATCGTGCTCGGCGCGACCAGCATGTCCGATATCGCGCTGCTCGCTCATCAGGGGCTGGTGTTCGGTGATCCGCCGTCGGAGGCGACCGTCCGGCGGGCCCTGGCCGGGCTCGACGAGACCGCGCTGAAACGGATCGGGAAAGCGCGGGCGAAGGTCCGCGCCCACGTGTGGGCGCTGCTCGCCCGCCGGCCGCAGGGATTCCCGTGGCTGACCGTCGCCGGGAAACTCCTTTCCGGGTGGGTGGTCATCGATCTGGACGCCACCCTGATCACCGCCCACTCGCCCAAGCAGGGCGCGGCGGCCACCTTCAAGAAGGGCTTCGGCTTCCACCCGCTCGGCGCGTGGTGTGCCAACACCGCGGAATGCCTGGCCATGCTGCTGAGGCCCGGCAACAGCGGGTCGAACACGGTCACCGACCACATCCGGGTCCTCGGCGACGCGATCGCCCAACTGCCGGTCGCCTACCGGCGCAAGATCCTCATCCGCGTCGACGGCGCCGGCGCCACTCACGAGCTGCTCGAACACCTCCAGCAGATGAACCGGTTGTGGCGCAGCGTGCGCTTCACCGTCGGCTGGAGCATCACCGCGGCCGACGAGACCGCGATCGAACAACTACCCGCCGGCGCCTGGTCTGACAGCCTCACCCAGGACGGCTGCGCCACCGACACCGCGCACGTCGCCGAACTGACCGGCCTCAACCCGCGCCTGCACGCCTGGACCGGCACACTACGGCTACTCGCACGACGCACGAAACCCTCCGCCCGGCACACCAAGAACCTCACCGACCTGGAGAAACGCACCGGCTGGCGCTACGCCATCGTCGCCACCAACATCACCCGCATCGCCGGGATGCCCGGCTCCCACCAGCCGCAATGGCTCGACGCACTGCACCGGGCGCACGCCGGGGTGGAAGACCGGGTACGCACGAACAAGGCCATGGGCCTGCGTAACCTGCCCTCGAAAGCCTGGACCGTCAACCGCGGATGGGTCCTCACGGCCAACATCGCCGCCGACCTGACCGCCTGGACCCGGCTACTCGGCCTACACGACCAACCCGACCTCGCCCACGCCGAACCCGACACCCTGCGCTACCGGCTGCTGCACCTACCCGCGAAACTGGCCACCCACGCCCGCCGCCGCGTCCTGTCCATCCCCGACACCTGGCCCTGGGCCGAAGCGTTCGCCCTCTGCTGGCAACGCCTCACCCTGCTACCACCGGCCACCTGA
- a CDS encoding exonuclease SbcCD subunit D, with product MRFLHTSDWHLGRHLHGLSLHDAHQAFIDHLVEIARGEQVDAVLIAGDLYDRAVPPPDAVGLWDQAQTRLVLEARTQVVVIAGNHDSPARLGVSSRLLERAGVHVRVGTGAVGTPVLLKDEHTAVACYPVPFIEPAAAVADWGLEERSHAAALRAAMDRVRSDLAGCPGHRSVVMAHAFVFGGQGCDTERDISVGGVQHVPSAVFEGVDYVALGHLHGRQRLADGLRYSGSPLAFSFSEAAHVKSSYLVDLDADGLRRVEEVPAPIPRRMARLTGSVEELLNSPAYSAYEQCWVEATLTDQVRPLSPHERLKRRFPHLLKLVVPSLTADVGSRDLADLDRLAPVEVALDFVTEVRGRPADGDEVALLHRTFDELRRLEATR from the coding sequence GTGCGATTCCTTCACACCTCGGATTGGCATCTGGGTCGCCATCTGCACGGCCTCAGCCTGCACGACGCGCACCAGGCATTCATCGATCATTTGGTCGAGATTGCTCGCGGTGAACAGGTCGATGCCGTGCTCATCGCCGGTGACCTCTACGACCGGGCGGTGCCGCCGCCTGATGCAGTCGGTCTGTGGGACCAGGCACAGACCCGGCTCGTGTTGGAGGCCCGCACGCAGGTGGTCGTCATCGCCGGCAACCATGACTCGCCGGCCCGCTTGGGAGTCAGCTCCCGGTTGCTGGAGAGAGCCGGCGTCCACGTGCGAGTGGGCACAGGTGCTGTGGGCACCCCGGTGCTCCTAAAGGATGAGCACACGGCGGTTGCGTGCTACCCGGTACCGTTTATCGAACCAGCCGCGGCGGTAGCCGACTGGGGGCTCGAGGAGCGGAGCCATGCCGCGGCCCTGCGTGCCGCGATGGACCGGGTTCGATCGGATCTCGCCGGCTGCCCTGGCCATCGGTCTGTCGTCATGGCGCACGCCTTCGTCTTCGGCGGACAGGGTTGCGACACCGAGCGGGACATCAGCGTGGGTGGCGTGCAGCATGTACCCAGTGCGGTCTTCGAAGGCGTCGACTACGTGGCGCTCGGCCATCTGCACGGCCGTCAGCGTCTGGCTGACGGGCTGCGATACAGCGGGTCACCGTTGGCTTTCAGTTTCTCCGAGGCCGCTCACGTCAAGTCGTCCTACCTGGTTGACCTCGACGCTGACGGGCTGCGCCGCGTCGAAGAGGTTCCTGCCCCGATACCCAGGCGGATGGCCCGGCTCACCGGCAGCGTTGAGGAACTGTTGAACAGCCCCGCCTACAGCGCGTACGAGCAGTGCTGGGTCGAGGCGACCCTGACCGACCAGGTACGACCGCTGTCGCCGCACGAGCGGCTCAAACGCCGGTTCCCGCATCTGCTGAAGCTCGTCGTGCCGAGCCTGACCGCCGACGTGGGAAGCCGGGATCTCGCCGACCTTGATCGACTGGCTCCGGTCGAGGTTGCGCTCGACTTCGTGACCGAGGTACGCGGGCGACCCGCCGACGGCGACGAGGTCGCGCTGCTGCATCGCACCTTCGACGAGCTGCGCCGCTTGGAGGCGACCCGCTGA
- a CDS encoding AAA family ATPase, with product MRLHRLTMTAFGPFPQTVSVDFEALTADGLFLIHGDTGAGKTTILDGICFALYGAVPGSRDDAKSLHSHHASPGRGPSVELDVTLTNRRLLITRTPEWTRPRKRGTGTTREGAHVEIIEQLPDQTQSFVTRDHREAADLITAEIGLDVHQFCQVVLLPQGGFARFLQASPDDRQGLLRHLFDIDIFTRAECWLADHRTQLGQHERAALGAIRELTQRFAEVVKVEVPADIDKPDALVELEVWAASHRDRVGVLVEALTHSVAVGAAEEQRLDQVRQAAATLAGQQREYRAAVQQRDELTMRKPEREQWKRQLDSARAAAALKPYLDQVDRRQDHLDRLRRKTLERLGSLPADVAVLPDHTSSPGPNGWDAVDVANLDLDALTRAEQTRTAQLHAAEGAIDSEARRTKLLRQQTTVSKKLEDLASRSEKVNALLAELPTQHAEVAARQEQALAVAAGQAAAELLLAEAQKQTKACKRRDDLAGQLTTAEEERRAAVDRHQAAEARHLDVRQRRLAGMAAELAGELRPGQPCGVCGSPEHPDPARAAADGVSAADEELAEAEAGERLNERRSAEITVERIHAQLKEVTEAVGDLTTAQATSKGTEARKSVRAATEAAKLAEDLGAQLETLDVLLADQHREAAEIDRDEAAATTQQAALTEQITELTETIDAIRGEDKSLRLRVARLDRELAEVKAAASSLGEWRQAAKELSEAHREAHHHLHLSEFADAVAARSAALADPELVELQERIDAFDSEYSKIAGRVQDPTLLAAAHEPPPDVEGSEQAYQTARQRATELHAQHGLAVEQHDRLKQMGPDLVNALAQWKPIRAEYEIANRLAQLVEGKSTDSNTRMTLSTYVLTHRFRHVVTAANTRLGQVTYNRYLLRHVTESDTGRRAGRNGLGLSVIDAWTGQERRPATLSGGETFLVSLCLALGLSDVVLAEAGGTQLGSLFVDEGFGSLDQEALDQVLDALDALRAGGRTVGLVSHVAELRRRIPSRLHVRKTATGSSVVVEAQVLD from the coding sequence ATGCGACTTCACCGGCTGACCATGACCGCGTTCGGACCGTTTCCCCAAACGGTCAGCGTCGACTTCGAGGCGCTCACGGCTGACGGCCTGTTCCTGATCCACGGTGACACCGGTGCGGGAAAGACCACAATTCTGGACGGGATCTGCTTCGCCTTGTACGGAGCCGTACCCGGCTCACGGGACGACGCCAAGTCGCTGCACTCCCACCACGCCAGCCCTGGTCGCGGCCCCAGTGTCGAACTGGACGTCACCCTGACCAACAGGCGACTGTTGATCACTCGTACCCCGGAATGGACCCGCCCCCGTAAGCGCGGTACTGGAACCACGCGCGAAGGCGCACATGTCGAGATCATCGAGCAGCTGCCGGATCAGACTCAGTCGTTTGTCACCCGTGACCATCGGGAAGCCGCTGACCTGATCACGGCCGAGATCGGCCTCGACGTCCACCAGTTCTGTCAGGTGGTCCTGCTGCCCCAAGGCGGGTTCGCCAGATTCCTGCAGGCATCTCCCGATGACCGGCAAGGGCTTCTGCGGCACCTCTTCGACATCGATATCTTCACTCGCGCCGAGTGTTGGTTGGCCGATCACCGTACGCAACTCGGCCAGCATGAACGTGCGGCCCTTGGCGCGATCCGCGAGCTGACGCAGCGTTTCGCCGAGGTGGTCAAGGTAGAGGTGCCCGCGGACATCGACAAGCCCGATGCCCTGGTCGAGCTGGAGGTGTGGGCTGCTTCGCACCGAGACCGGGTCGGTGTTCTGGTGGAAGCCCTGACCCACAGCGTTGCTGTCGGTGCGGCAGAGGAACAGCGCCTCGACCAGGTCCGGCAGGCAGCCGCAACACTCGCCGGTCAGCAACGCGAGTACCGTGCGGCGGTCCAGCAGCGCGACGAGTTGACAATGCGTAAGCCGGAGCGTGAGCAGTGGAAACGCCAGCTCGACTCCGCCCGCGCTGCAGCGGCGCTGAAGCCGTACCTCGACCAGGTCGACCGCCGACAGGATCACCTTGACCGGCTCCGCCGGAAGACGTTGGAACGCCTCGGATCCCTGCCCGCTGACGTAGCGGTGCTGCCGGACCATACCTCGTCGCCTGGTCCGAACGGTTGGGACGCCGTCGACGTAGCCAACCTCGACCTCGACGCGTTGACCCGCGCGGAGCAGACCCGTACCGCACAACTTCATGCGGCCGAAGGCGCGATCGACAGCGAGGCCCGACGGACCAAACTGCTGCGTCAGCAGACGACGGTCAGCAAGAAGCTTGAGGATCTGGCCAGCAGAAGCGAGAAGGTCAACGCCCTCCTCGCTGAGCTGCCTACCCAGCATGCCGAGGTTGCCGCTCGGCAGGAGCAGGCCCTCGCTGTGGCCGCTGGCCAGGCAGCCGCCGAACTATTGCTGGCCGAGGCGCAGAAGCAGACCAAGGCGTGCAAGCGGCGGGACGACCTCGCCGGGCAGCTCACGACCGCCGAGGAGGAACGGCGTGCCGCCGTCGACCGCCACCAGGCCGCAGAGGCCCGGCACCTTGATGTGCGGCAGCGCCGACTGGCCGGCATGGCCGCAGAACTCGCCGGTGAGCTGCGGCCTGGACAGCCCTGCGGGGTCTGTGGCTCTCCGGAACACCCCGATCCCGCCCGGGCCGCGGCCGACGGCGTCTCTGCCGCTGACGAGGAACTCGCCGAGGCTGAGGCGGGCGAGCGGCTCAATGAACGTCGGAGCGCTGAGATCACCGTCGAGCGCATACATGCCCAACTCAAGGAAGTCACCGAAGCGGTCGGCGACCTGACGACAGCCCAGGCGACGTCGAAGGGCACTGAGGCACGCAAGTCGGTCCGGGCCGCGACGGAGGCAGCGAAACTGGCCGAGGATCTCGGCGCCCAACTGGAAACCCTCGACGTGCTGCTGGCCGATCAACACCGCGAGGCCGCCGAGATCGACCGCGATGAGGCAGCGGCGACCACCCAACAGGCCGCCCTGACCGAGCAGATCACCGAACTCACCGAAACCATCGACGCCATCCGCGGCGAGGACAAGAGCCTGCGGCTACGGGTGGCTCGACTGGATCGGGAACTCGCTGAGGTCAAGGCCGCAGCGAGCAGCCTGGGGGAGTGGCGACAGGCAGCAAAGGAACTCTCCGAGGCCCACCGTGAGGCGCACCACCACCTGCACCTGTCGGAGTTTGCTGACGCCGTGGCAGCGCGTAGCGCAGCCCTGGCCGATCCCGAGTTGGTGGAACTGCAGGAACGAATTGACGCCTTCGACAGCGAGTACAGCAAGATCGCAGGACGAGTGCAGGACCCCACCCTGCTCGCGGCCGCGCACGAACCACCACCAGACGTCGAGGGCAGCGAACAGGCCTACCAAACCGCGAGACAACGTGCCACCGAGCTGCACGCCCAGCACGGCCTCGCCGTCGAGCAACACGACCGACTGAAGCAGATGGGCCCCGACCTGGTCAACGCCCTCGCCCAATGGAAGCCCATCCGCGCGGAGTACGAGATCGCCAACCGGCTCGCCCAACTCGTCGAGGGCAAGAGCACCGACAGCAACACCCGGATGACCCTCTCCACGTATGTGCTGACCCACCGGTTCCGGCACGTCGTGACGGCCGCGAACACCCGCCTCGGACAGGTCACCTACAACCGCTACCTGCTGCGCCACGTCACCGAGTCAGACACAGGCCGCCGCGCTGGCCGGAACGGGCTCGGCCTGTCCGTCATCGACGCGTGGACCGGCCAGGAGCGCCGCCCGGCCACGCTTTCCGGCGGGGAAACTTTCCTGGTCTCGCTGTGTCTTGCCCTCGGCCTCAGCGATGTCGTCCTGGCCGAGGCAGGCGGCACCCAACTCGGTAGCCTGTTCGTCGACGAGGGCTTCGGCAGTCTCGATCAAGAAGCGCTCGATCAGGTGCTCGACGCGCTCGACGCCCTGCGCGCCGGCGGCCGGACCGTCGGACTGGTCAGCCACGTCGCGGAACTGCGCAGGCGCATACCCTCGCGCCTACACGTGCGCAAGACAGCCACCGGCTCATCCGTGGTCGTCGAGGCTCAGGTGCTCGACTGA